The region CCTCTACCGGCACCAGGACACCCGTCACGCCGTCCTCGACCACCTCGGGTATCCCACCGACCCGGGATGCCACCACGGCCGTACCGCAGGCCATCGCCTCCAGGTTGACGATGCCGAGCGGCTCGTACACCGAGGGGCAGACGAAGACGGCGGCGTGCGTGAGGAGTTGGACGACGTCCGGGCGGGGCAGCATCTGCGGGATCCAGTGCAGCCCCTGGCGTACGGCACTCAGCTCCTGGAAGAGATCACGGAACTCCCGGTCGATCTCGGGAGTGTCGGGGGCGCCCGCGCACAGCACCACCTGCGCGGCCGGATCGATGCCGCGTACGGCGCGCAGCAGGTGGGGCACGCCCTTCTGGCGGGTGATGCGGCCGACGAACAGGACATAGGGGCGCGTGGTGTCGATGCCGATGCGCTCCAGGACGTCCGTGCCGTGGTCCGGCCGGTAGAGGGTGGTGTCGATGCCGTTGTGCACGACGCGCACCATGGCCGGGTCCAGGGCGGGGTAGCAGGTGAGGATGTCCTCGCGCATGGCGCCGGAGACGGCGATGACGGCGTCGGCGGCCTCGATGGCGGTGCGCTCGGCCCAGCTGGACAGGGCGTAGCCACCGCCGAGCTGCTCGGCCTTCCAGGGGCGCAGCGGCTCCAGGGAGTGGGCGGTCATGATGTGCGGGATGCCGTACAGGAGCTTGCCGAAGTGACCGGCGAGGTTGGCGTACCAGGTGTGCGAGTGGACGAGTTCGCGGCCTTCGAGGGCGGCGGCCATGGCGAGGTCCACGGAGAAGGTGCGCAGCGCGTCGTTGGCGCCGTCGAGCGAGGACCAGGACCGGTGGCGTACGACGCCGCCCGCGGCACCCTCGCCCCAGCAGTGCACGTCCAGGTCCGTGAGGGTCCGCAACTCCCTGGCGAGGAACTCGACATGGACACCCGCGCCGCCGTAGACGTCCGGCGGGTACTCCCGGGTCAGCAGTCCCACTCGCACGCAGAGCCCCCCGTCGTACCGGATACCGGCTGGTGCCTTTCATGGTCACCCAGAAGGGACGCTTGGGGAAGACCGCGGTCTCAGCGGCGGCCCGGAGCCCCGCCCCGCGTCCGGCCCGGCGGACGGTCGAAGCAGCAGTCGCCGCAAAGGCCGCCGCCGGGGAGCCGGTAGTAGAGGCAGCAGCTGCGGCGGCGGAGGGTACGGGGGTCGACGGTCGCGGACAGGTCGGGATGCGTGAACAGGCCGGCGGCTAGGGCGCGGGCCCGATCGGCCACGTCCGTACGGCCGTTGGCCTCGGCCCAGCGGTGCAGCTGGCGCCAGGCACCCGCGAGCGCCGAGCCCGCGTTCCCCCACAACAGGCCCTCCGACATGCGGTATCGGGTGCGCAGAGCCGCCGCCAGCGGGGCGAGGTGGCCGTCCCGTACGACCTCTCCGATCGCCGCCACCGGCAGTGCGCGTACCTCGGACAGCCACAGGTCCTCCGGAGCACTGCCG is a window of Streptomyces mirabilis DNA encoding:
- the glgA gene encoding glycogen synthase, coding for MRVGLLTREYPPDVYGGAGVHVEFLARELRTLTDLDVHCWGEGAAGGVVRHRSWSSLDGANDALRTFSVDLAMAAALEGRELVHSHTWYANLAGHFGKLLYGIPHIMTAHSLEPLRPWKAEQLGGGYALSSWAERTAIEAADAVIAVSGAMREDILTCYPALDPAMVRVVHNGIDTTLYRPDHGTDVLERIGIDTTRPYVLFVGRITRQKGVPHLLRAVRGIDPAAQVVLCAGAPDTPEIDREFRDLFQELSAVRQGLHWIPQMLPRPDVVQLLTHAAVFVCPSVYEPLGIVNLEAMACGTAVVASRVGGIPEVVEDGVTGVLVPVEEDFEAGLALALDSVLADPRAARRMGEAGRERAVREFGWDAVARRTVQLYEEVLKPG
- a CDS encoding (2Fe-2S)-binding protein, with the translated sequence MDLDPELVALGSLGGFFVLRTGVPPRAPLPTLAQAYASPRDDDPRDVWSDPLNFRVRKVAASLRAPEDRIAVSVAQQGLVARLWSVSLGAAALYGRLPDLDPGLLRWDPDGSAPEDLWLSEVRALPVAAIGEVVRDGHLAPLAAALRTRYRMSEGLLWGNAGSALAGAWRQLHRWAEANGRTDVADRARALAAGLFTHPDLSATVDPRTLRRRSCCLYYRLPGGGLCGDCCFDRPPGRTRGGAPGRR